A DNA window from Niabella yanshanensis contains the following coding sequences:
- a CDS encoding efflux RND transporter periplasmic adaptor subunit, which translates to MNQQRTFFLYIVILFLVAACKSMSQEKANKDQDKAYPVITIAKRDTTLSIPYVADIQAGKNVEIHSRIDGILNKIYIKEGQHVKKGQLLFKINDSELRIELNKATAAYKSAVADARVAQVEVERVQTLVEKGIIAKTELDLVTAKYKALLAKADVALADKNAVNQRIHYTSVTAPFDGIVDRIPLKEGSLITTSSFLTTLSDISTVYAYFNISENEFFQIQNGVNNDKDIVAINLVLPDGSHYPQEGELQSAESEIDENTGNIAYKAKFTNPAGRLRHGASGKLLITRPLQDVILLPQKTVFEIQDKNYVFVVDKDNIVRMKSIQISQRLADYYVVTDGLQPKDKILYEGIQTVKEGDKITPRSA; encoded by the coding sequence ATGAATCAGCAAAGAACGTTTTTCTTATATATTGTTATATTATTTTTAGTGGCCGCGTGTAAAAGCATGTCGCAGGAAAAAGCCAATAAAGACCAGGACAAAGCTTACCCGGTCATCACCATTGCCAAGCGCGACACCACACTGAGCATCCCCTATGTTGCCGATATACAGGCGGGTAAAAATGTTGAAATTCACTCCCGCATTGACGGTATACTTAATAAGATCTATATCAAAGAAGGACAGCATGTAAAAAAAGGACAGCTATTATTTAAAATCAACGACAGCGAATTAAGAATAGAGCTTAATAAAGCTACGGCGGCTTATAAAAGCGCTGTGGCCGATGCCCGGGTAGCACAGGTAGAGGTAGAACGTGTGCAAACATTGGTGGAAAAGGGTATTATTGCCAAAACAGAATTGGACCTGGTGACGGCAAAATACAAAGCACTGCTCGCTAAAGCAGATGTGGCGCTGGCCGATAAAAATGCCGTCAATCAGCGCATACACTACACCAGTGTTACAGCACCCTTTGATGGGATTGTTGACCGTATCCCGTTAAAAGAAGGCAGCCTTATTACTACCAGCTCATTCTTAACTACGCTTTCCGATATCAGTACAGTTTATGCCTACTTCAATATATCCGAGAACGAATTTTTCCAGATACAGAACGGAGTCAACAATGATAAAGATATCGTGGCTATTAATCTTGTATTACCCGATGGTTCTCATTATCCACAAGAGGGTGAACTGCAATCGGCCGAAAGCGAGATTGATGAAAACACCGGTAATATAGCCTATAAAGCAAAATTTACCAACCCCGCAGGCCGGTTGAGACATGGTGCATCGGGCAAACTCCTGATCACCCGTCCCTTACAGGACGTTATTTTATTGCCCCAGAAAACCGTTTTTGAAATACAGGACAAGAACTACGTTTTTGTGGTAGATAAAGATAACATCGTACGGATGAAAAGTATACAGATCTCCCAACGACTGGCCGATTACTATGTAGTTACGGACGGACTACAACCGAAGGACAAGATCCTGTACGAAGGTATACAAACCGTAAAAGAGGGAGACAAAATCACGCCCCGCTCGGCTTAA
- a CDS encoding TolC family protein — translation MKRNKLIIPVSISLLALGCSAPKLSSVKEIKPLPDAYEEKMPIDSNNVARLHFEDFFQDQDLIALINQVLTNNLDNKIASERIKIATAYLEARQGALLPSVTAGLRASGTHYGKHTMEGVGNFDTNLSPNIDNSQQIPTFITPDYWLGLSASWEIDLWGKLKSLKGAAMERFLATQQGKDLLNAALVTHTATLYYELVMLDKEVAILDQNIKLQEKALEVVKIHKEVGRATELAVQQFDAQLSNTKASLYSIKQEIVAAENKLLELTGSYNGVIKRGSSIDTRSIHYLARHGNPNQLMEYRPDIRMSYHELAASHADAKAARAAFFPSLTIGAFAGFNSFNAEKLFNPTSIAYQLIGGLTAPVFQKRQLKAGFKVATAEQEIAFLNYQKTVNGAFQEVKTLLSYIANNQKILTEKRKEVSALDKGLHVSQDLYVNAYATYLEIIAAQKSKINAEMDLIKTERNHVNILIQLYKALGGGAVGS, via the coding sequence ATGAAAAGAAATAAACTAATAATACCGGTTAGCATCTCCTTACTGGCCCTTGGCTGCAGTGCACCAAAGTTGAGCTCGGTAAAAGAAATAAAGCCTTTACCGGATGCATATGAAGAAAAAATGCCGATCGATTCCAATAATGTAGCCAGGCTTCATTTTGAAGACTTCTTCCAGGATCAGGACCTGATCGCCCTGATCAATCAGGTGCTCACTAATAACCTGGACAATAAGATCGCTTCGGAGCGGATTAAAATAGCTACAGCTTACCTGGAAGCCAGGCAGGGGGCCCTGCTACCCTCTGTTACTGCGGGCCTGAGGGCTTCAGGCACACACTATGGTAAACATACTATGGAGGGGGTGGGCAACTTCGATACCAACCTCTCTCCTAATATTGATAACAGCCAGCAGATACCTACTTTTATCACTCCGGACTATTGGCTGGGGCTGAGCGCCTCCTGGGAAATTGACCTGTGGGGAAAGCTGAAGAGCTTAAAAGGCGCCGCCATGGAAAGATTCCTGGCCACACAGCAGGGAAAGGATTTGCTGAATGCGGCGCTGGTAACGCATACGGCAACCTTATATTATGAATTAGTGATGCTGGACAAAGAGGTGGCTATCCTGGATCAGAATATCAAACTACAGGAAAAAGCGTTGGAAGTAGTAAAGATCCATAAAGAAGTAGGGCGGGCTACTGAACTGGCCGTCCAGCAGTTTGATGCCCAGCTTTCCAATACAAAAGCTTCGTTATACAGCATCAAACAGGAGATTGTAGCGGCGGAAAACAAATTGCTGGAACTTACCGGTAGCTACAATGGAGTCATTAAAAGAGGTTCCTCCATCGATACCAGGTCCATCCATTACCTGGCCCGGCATGGCAATCCCAACCAGTTGATGGAATACCGACCCGATATCAGGATGTCTTACCACGAGCTGGCTGCATCACATGCCGACGCTAAAGCAGCACGGGCGGCCTTCTTCCCCAGCCTCACCATTGGCGCTTTTGCGGGGTTCAACTCATTCAATGCGGAAAAGCTGTTCAACCCCACTTCTATCGCTTATCAGCTGATAGGCGGCCTTACGGCTCCGGTATTCCAGAAACGGCAATTGAAAGCAGGTTTTAAAGTTGCAACAGCCGAACAGGAAATTGCGTTTCTGAACTATCAGAAAACGGTAAACGGGGCATTCCAGGAAGTAAAAACCTTACTCAGCTATATCGCCAATAATCAAAAAATATTAACTGAGAAAAGAAAAGAGGTATCCGCGCTCGATAAAGGGCTGCATGTATCGCAGGATCTGTATGTGAACGCCTATGCTACTTACCTTGAAATCATTGCAGCACAAAAAAGTAAGATCAATGCAGAAATGGATTTGATCAAGACAGAGCGTAATCACGTGAATATATTGATACAACTATATAAAGCGCTGGGTGGCGGTGCCGTTGGATCGTAG
- a CDS encoding efflux RND transporter permease subunit yields the protein MVETFIRRPVLSLVISIIITLIGVLALFQLPITQFPDIVPPSVAVTARYTGANAEVSVDAVALPLERAINGVPGMTYMSTVTGNDGVTMITVYFQVGTDPDVAAVNVQNRVTTVLDELPEEVIKAGVTTEKEVNSMLMYLNITSTDQNADEDFIFNFTDINILKELKRIDGVGRAEIMGAKDYAMRVWLNPEKMRAYNVSTDEVITALRRQNVSAAPGKTGESSGKTRSDLQYVLRYTGKFSEPKQYENIAIRSNSDGSILKLKDVADVEFGAMSYSMVSKSDGKPAASIMIKQRPGSNASEVIDNIKAKMEELKGSSFPPGMEYSYAYDVSRFLDASISAVLKTLIEAFLLVGVVVFIFLQDWRSTLIPVLAVPVALVGTLACMSMLGFSINLLTLFALVLAIGIVVDNAIVVVEAVHVKMVEEHLPPMEATIAAMKEITGAIIAITLVMSAVFVPVAFLSGPVGVFYRQFSLTLAFSIVISGINALTLTPALCAIMLKHTSPNKKSWLGRFFNSFNRGFDKTTSKYQSVLKRIAGKNIVTLGMLVAFFILTWGAGAVLPGGFIPTEDQGMVYVNVTTPQGATVERTEKILDELNNATKDIEEIESVTTLAGYSLTNEIAGASYGMGMINLKSWNDRERSAAEVIKEIEQRVSQLTDAKVEVFAPPTVPGFGNTSGFELRLLNKGAGDIGETSDITKEFVQAINNTEEVTNTFTSFDASFPQYLIHVDYDMAAKKNVTVDNAMSTLQTLLGSYYATNFIRFNQMYKVMVQAGPQFRAEPQDVLNQYVKNSHGEMVPFSSFIRLERLYGPEQLTRYNMFTSAMINGEAAPGYSSSDAIKAVEKVAAEKLPRGYDFDWSGMTREEILSGNQAVYIFALCLLFVYLLLAAQYESFLLPLPVILSLPAGIFGSFIFLKLAGLDNNIYAQVALVMLIGLLGKNAILIVEFAIQSRKEGKPILEAAIEGATQRLRPILMTSFAFIAGLIPLCVASGAGANGNRSIGVAAAGGMLIGTVFGLLIIPGLYVLFARLSERKKKNVVAVPLPQSQNADNEKK from the coding sequence ATGGTTGAAACTTTTATACGACGACCGGTACTGTCACTGGTCATCTCAATAATTATTACATTAATTGGTGTACTGGCACTTTTTCAATTGCCTATTACCCAGTTTCCTGATATCGTACCTCCGTCTGTGGCCGTAACGGCCCGTTATACCGGCGCCAATGCCGAGGTATCCGTAGATGCGGTGGCCCTGCCGCTTGAACGTGCTATTAATGGCGTTCCGGGCATGACCTATATGTCTACAGTAACCGGTAATGATGGAGTGACCATGATCACCGTTTATTTCCAGGTAGGCACTGACCCCGATGTAGCAGCCGTGAACGTTCAAAACCGGGTTACCACAGTCTTGGACGAGCTTCCCGAAGAGGTGATCAAGGCGGGAGTTACTACAGAAAAAGAAGTAAACAGCATGCTGATGTACCTGAACATCACCAGCACTGATCAAAATGCTGATGAAGATTTCATCTTCAACTTCACCGATATTAATATACTTAAAGAATTAAAACGTATCGACGGTGTGGGACGTGCAGAGATTATGGGCGCCAAGGATTATGCGATGCGGGTATGGCTGAACCCCGAAAAGATGCGCGCCTACAACGTTTCAACAGATGAGGTAATCACAGCATTACGTCGGCAGAACGTGTCGGCAGCGCCGGGTAAAACGGGTGAAAGCTCTGGCAAAACCAGGAGTGATCTCCAATACGTGCTTCGCTATACGGGTAAATTCTCTGAGCCAAAGCAGTATGAGAATATTGCGATACGTTCTAACAGCGATGGTTCTATATTAAAACTGAAGGATGTGGCTGATGTTGAATTTGGCGCCATGAGTTATAGCATGGTATCCAAAAGCGACGGAAAACCCGCGGCCTCTATCATGATCAAGCAACGTCCCGGATCTAATGCCAGTGAAGTGATCGATAATATCAAAGCCAAGATGGAAGAATTAAAAGGCTCGTCTTTCCCTCCCGGCATGGAGTATAGCTATGCTTATGATGTGTCGCGCTTTTTAGACGCTTCGATAAGCGCTGTATTAAAAACGTTAATAGAAGCTTTTCTCCTGGTGGGAGTAGTGGTATTCATCTTTCTCCAGGACTGGCGTTCTACGCTTATCCCTGTATTAGCCGTGCCGGTGGCGCTTGTAGGCACATTGGCCTGTATGTCCATGCTGGGTTTTTCTATCAACCTGCTTACACTTTTCGCGCTGGTTCTGGCCATCGGTATTGTCGTGGATAACGCCATCGTAGTGGTAGAGGCTGTGCACGTAAAAATGGTGGAAGAGCATCTACCTCCGATGGAAGCTACCATTGCGGCAATGAAAGAGATCACCGGCGCCATCATCGCCATCACCCTTGTAATGTCTGCGGTATTTGTACCTGTAGCCTTTCTGAGCGGGCCCGTTGGTGTATTCTACCGTCAGTTCTCATTAACCTTAGCTTTTTCCATTGTTATTTCCGGTATTAATGCATTAACGCTCACCCCCGCGCTCTGCGCTATTATGCTAAAGCATACTTCGCCTAACAAGAAAAGCTGGCTGGGTCGTTTCTTCAATTCCTTCAACCGTGGCTTCGATAAAACCACTTCCAAATATCAATCCGTTTTAAAGCGTATTGCCGGTAAGAACATCGTTACACTGGGTATGCTTGTCGCATTCTTTATTCTCACATGGGGAGCAGGGGCCGTATTGCCGGGTGGTTTTATTCCAACGGAAGACCAGGGAATGGTATACGTAAACGTGACCACACCCCAGGGAGCTACTGTTGAGCGTACCGAAAAAATTCTGGATGAATTGAACAACGCTACCAAAGACATTGAAGAAATAGAAAGCGTTACCACGCTGGCAGGCTATAGCCTTACCAACGAAATCGCCGGGGCGTCCTATGGTATGGGCATGATCAATCTTAAGTCATGGAATGACAGGGAGCGAAGCGCGGCAGAAGTTATTAAGGAAATTGAACAACGTGTTTCCCAATTAACCGATGCCAAGGTGGAAGTATTTGCTCCGCCCACCGTACCTGGCTTTGGTAATACCAGCGGCTTTGAATTGCGCCTGCTCAATAAGGGAGCCGGAGATATTGGTGAAACTTCGGATATTACCAAAGAATTTGTTCAGGCCATCAATAATACCGAAGAGGTAACCAATACTTTTACCAGTTTTGATGCGTCTTTCCCGCAATACCTGATACATGTAGACTATGACATGGCAGCCAAAAAGAATGTTACGGTTGATAACGCCATGAGCACCCTCCAAACATTGCTGGGTAGTTACTACGCCACCAACTTCATCCGGTTCAACCAGATGTATAAAGTGATGGTACAGGCTGGTCCACAATTCAGGGCCGAGCCTCAGGACGTATTAAATCAATACGTAAAGAACAGCCATGGAGAGATGGTACCTTTCTCTTCTTTTATCAGGCTCGAACGGCTATATGGTCCGGAGCAGCTCACCCGTTATAACATGTTTACCTCTGCCATGATTAATGGCGAAGCGGCTCCGGGATACAGCAGCAGCGATGCTATTAAGGCCGTTGAAAAAGTAGCTGCTGAAAAACTGCCGCGCGGCTATGACTTTGACTGGAGCGGTATGACGCGGGAAGAAATACTTTCGGGAAACCAGGCGGTATACATTTTTGCCTTGTGTCTTTTGTTTGTGTACCTGCTATTGGCAGCGCAATATGAAAGCTTCCTGCTTCCCTTACCGGTAATACTTAGTTTACCCGCCGGCATATTCGGTTCTTTTATTTTCCTGAAATTGGCCGGGCTGGATAATAATATTTATGCCCAGGTTGCTTTGGTCATGCTGATTGGCCTGCTGGGTAAAAATGCCATCCTGATTGTTGAGTTTGCAATACAGAGCCGGAAAGAGGGTAAGCCTATTTTAGAAGCTGCGATAGAAGGCGCCACTCAAAGGCTAAGACCCATCCTGATGACTTCTTTCGCCTTCATCGCGGGCTTGATCCCGCTTTGTGTTGCGTCTGGCGCGGGCGCTAATGGTAACCGGTCAATAGGCGTTGCAGCTGCCGGAGGTATGCTGATCGGCACCGTATTCGGCTTGTTGATTATACCCGGGCTGTATGTACTTTTTGCCCGGTTATCAGAAAGGAAAAAGAAAAATGTGGTCGCAGTTCCATTACCTCAATCTCAAAATGCAGATAATGAAAAGAAATAA
- a CDS encoding SusD/RagB family nutrient-binding outer membrane lipoprotein, with protein MNKLHNKIFLLAISFAIFSCSKFDTLNTDPVKPSVATPEQLILSAEKSASDILYNSIVNNRVGMHYAQYWAATDKEENSRYNLDEGSNSTLWSLYSRSLKDLKEITIINENAPIPEPVANQNAIAGIIRVWIYHILADTYGNIPYSEAIGEENATPVYDDAATIYSDLIRKLNECQAALDPEKPSFASGDVIYKGDITKWKKLANSLILRIAMRMSDVKAGEAKTAIEAAIKNGVIVASTDDALFPYTSQAPNQYPYNDFARPLIEFVVSKTMVDFMQSLNDPRLAIYARRATESQTIIGKPYGLGSQTASDAQKYSIPGTRVYAPDFPGILMTASEVNFLLAEAAQRGMSTGGTADSFYNAAIKENMKFWNVADAAATTYINSVPFNSANWKNSLGSQKWIAMYMQGLQAWFERVRLNFKKPDGADLFIAPQAGSLDPSVALVPARLTYPVVETNTNAANKEAAAQAIGGDTKGTKLWWQKF; from the coding sequence ATGAACAAACTTCATAATAAAATATTTTTACTTGCTATCTCATTCGCTATTTTTTCATGTAGCAAATTCGATACATTAAATACAGATCCAGTAAAACCATCTGTTGCAACACCGGAACAATTAATTTTATCTGCTGAAAAAAGTGCTTCAGATATTCTTTACAACTCGATTGTCAACAATAGAGTCGGCATGCACTATGCTCAATATTGGGCCGCTACCGATAAAGAAGAAAACAGTAGATATAATCTGGACGAAGGGAGTAATTCCACGCTTTGGTCTTTGTACAGCCGTTCTTTAAAAGACTTAAAGGAGATTACGATTATTAATGAAAATGCACCTATTCCCGAACCGGTAGCTAATCAGAATGCTATCGCAGGTATTATACGCGTATGGATATACCATATCCTTGCCGACACCTACGGTAACATACCTTACAGCGAGGCAATTGGAGAAGAAAATGCTACGCCGGTATACGATGATGCAGCCACAATATATAGTGACCTCATCAGAAAGCTAAATGAATGCCAGGCTGCATTAGATCCTGAAAAGCCATCATTTGCTTCTGGAGATGTAATTTATAAGGGGGATATCACTAAATGGAAAAAACTGGCCAATTCCCTGATCCTGCGAATTGCTATGCGCATGAGTGATGTAAAAGCTGGTGAAGCCAAAACAGCGATTGAAGCGGCTATTAAAAATGGGGTAATTGTAGCATCGACAGATGATGCATTATTTCCTTATACAAGTCAGGCCCCTAACCAATATCCATACAATGACTTTGCCCGTCCGCTTATTGAATTTGTAGTCAGCAAAACGATGGTAGATTTTATGCAATCTCTAAACGACCCCAGGTTAGCAATTTATGCACGGCGCGCTACCGAATCGCAGACCATTATTGGAAAGCCTTATGGTTTGGGTTCACAAACAGCAAGCGATGCCCAGAAATACTCTATTCCGGGCACAAGAGTATATGCACCTGATTTCCCGGGCATTTTAATGACGGCGTCTGAGGTAAACTTTCTCTTAGCAGAAGCAGCCCAACGCGGCATGAGCACGGGAGGTACTGCTGACTCTTTTTACAACGCAGCTATCAAAGAAAATATGAAATTCTGGAATGTCGCTGATGCAGCTGCCACTACTTACATCAATTCGGTTCCTTTCAATAGTGCGAACTGGAAAAACAGCCTGGGGTCACAAAAATGGATTGCTATGTACATGCAAGGATTACAGGCATGGTTTGAGAGAGTGCGGCTCAACTTTAAAAAGCCCGATGGCGCCGATTTATTTATAGCGCCGCAAGCAGGCTCACTCGACCCCAGTGTAGCATTGGTGCCTGCCAGGCTAACCTACCCTGTAGTGGAAACCAATACCAATGCGGCTAACAAAGAAGCCGCTGCCCAGGCCATTGGCGGCGATACCAAAGGCACTAAACTATGGTGGCAAAAATTTTAA